The proteins below are encoded in one region of Helicoverpa zea isolate HzStark_Cry1AcR chromosome 21, ilHelZeax1.1, whole genome shotgun sequence:
- the LOC124640584 gene encoding uncharacterized protein LOC124640584, whose protein sequence is MDLYTQLASSMEELSNTFTSRMAAYEEELKNVSSNEASHKTIASLSRDYTDFKCLVWKTMSALKLQMELLTLGLDRHEMASRRHVLLLHGLPEKKDEEYVSQAVIVLTEKLKMSNISAADIASCHRLGTETGKPRPLLIRFQSLSLRSEVWQSKTMLKGSGLVFSEFLTKPRHDAFLAARKHFGVKQCWTSEGKIVVLLPDKSRRKIESPAELQQLTRQFPTLATSASEPTLGARESPLSNKSPTGKRSKRHAK, encoded by the coding sequence ATGGACCTGTACACACAACTTGCTAGCAGTATGGAAGAACTGTCCAACACATTTACGTCACGGATGGCAGCATACGAAGAGGAGCTGAAGAATGTGAGCAGCAATGAGGCCTCACATAAAACCATTGCCAGCCTGTCCCGGGATTACACTGACTTCAAGTGTCTGGTATGGAAGACAATGAGTGCCCTCAAACTGCAGATGGAGTTGCTGACGCTGGGTCTGGACAGGCATGAGATGGCTTCACGCAGGCATGTTCTCCTTCTGCATGGTCTTCCGGAAAAGAAAGATGAAGAGTATGTGTCTCAGGCTGTCATAGTTCTTACGGAGAAGTTGAAGATGTCCAACATTTCTGCGGCGGATATAGCCTCATGTCATCGTCTGGGCACTGAGACTGGTAAGCCACGTCCGTTACTAATTAGATTCCAGAGCCTTAGTCTTCGTAGTGAAGTGTGGCAAAGCAAGACCATGTTGAAGGGCTCTGGACTGGTTTTCTCGGAGTTCCTGACCAAACCCCGACATGACGCGTTTCTTGCCGCCCGCAAGCATTTTGGAGTGAAACAGTGCTGGACATCCGAAGGCAAGATTGTGGTACTGCTACCGGACAAATCAAGGCGAAAAATAGAATCCCCAGCTGAACTACAGCAATTAACGAGGCAGTTTCCGACGTTGGCTACTTCCGCTAGCGAGCCGACATTGGGCGCACGGGAAAGTCCATTGTCCAACAAGTCTCCAACAGGGAAGAGGTCGAAAAGGCATGCAAAATAG